Genomic DNA from Blastocatellia bacterium:
TCTCGGAGGAAGACGCCGCAGGCCGCCAGATCTCGATCCGCTCGACGGCTGAAGAAAAGCACGCGCGCGCGCGTGGCGTCCGCCATGGCGCGCACCGTCGGATCATCGGCATTCAGCACGGCCCAATCCGCTTCGGTTTGATGGCGGAAGATGCGGCGCTTGGCGGCGATATACGCCTCCAAGGATCCGTGGCGATCCAGGTGATCCGGAGCGATGTTCGTCACGACGGCGACGCGTGGATGGAGCGTCTCCGTCAGCTCCAACTGGAAGCTGCTCAATTCGGCGACGAGGAAGCAATGAGCATCGTGCACCTCCTCGACGAGGCGGATGAGCGCGCGACCGATATTCCCCCCCACGTGCGCGCAATAGCCGCAACGCGCGAGCAGATCGCCGATCCAAGCCGTCACGGTCGTCTTCCCGTTGGTCCCAGTGATGCCGATCAGGATCCCCTTGAGGAATCGAGCGGCCAATTCCACCTCGCTGAGGATCGGCACGCCCGCTCGACGCGCTTCGTCAAGGACCGCGAGCGTAGGGGGCACGCCCGGACTCAAGATGATCGCATCGGCCGTGCGCAGCAGCTCCGGCGGATGAGTGCCGAGCACCACGCGAACGCCCGCCGCTCGCAGGGCTTCCAGCGCCTCCTTCGCGCGCCCGAAGTCTTCTTCTCGCTTCACATCCGTCGCGATGACGCGCGCGCCACGACGCGCGAGGAAGGCGCTGGCGGCCATGCCGCTCTCACCCAGTCCTATGACCACGATGGTCCGACCCGCGACGTTCATCGCAACTTCAACGTCGAAAGGCTCAAGAGCGCGAACAAAATCGCGATGATCAGGAACCGAAACACGATCTTCGGCTCCTTCCACCCAATCAGCTCGAAATGATGATGCAGCGGCGCCATCTTCAGCAGCCGACGTCCGCGCCCAGTGATCCGCCGCGTGAGCTTGAAGTAAAAGACCTGCGCCATCACCGAGAGCGCTTCCAACACAAAAATCCCCCCGATCAGCAGGAGCAAGAG
This window encodes:
- the murD gene encoding UDP-N-acetylmuramoyl-L-alanine--D-glutamate ligase translates to MNVAGRTIVVIGLGESGMAASAFLARRGARVIATDVKREEDFGRAKEALEALRAAGVRVVLGTHPPELLRTADAIILSPGVPPTLAVLDEARRAGVPILSEVELAARFLKGILIGITGTNGKTTVTAWIGDLLARCGYCAHVGGNIGRALIRLVEEVHDAHCFLVAELSSFQLELTETLHPRVAVVTNIAPDHLDRHGSLEAYIAAKRRIFRHQTEADWAVLNADDPTVRAMADATRARVLFFSRRADRDLAACGVFLRDDRLVLRWGGEERELARRADVPLRGAHNVENALAVLAATLAGASLLRAPEGSALLALAEALPLREALRAFPGVEHRLEWVARIEGVDYFNDSKATNVASTLTALEALEGPIVLILGGRDKGDDFTRLRPLVAEKVAHVLVLGEAAEKIRAALEDTAPVTRCATLEEAVRTARRLAPAGGIVLLSPACASFDMFENFEHRGRVFKEAVRRLQSEEVVPKERRNAC